The window CTCCTTCGCCATAATATCTGAACGGTAACGGGGAACAATTATTCCGTTAAATGAATGCACTATCATTTCTCGGTTACCAATAATATCATAAGCTAAAACCACCGAACCTGCGGACATGGCTTCTATAATAGTACGTGGACAACCTTCTCCCCATAATGGATCTTTACCTTGGTTCATACTCAGGAATAAATTACATGACTGCATACCACTTATTACTTCTTTTGTTTCTCCTTTTATTTGGATGAAATCCAATTGAAGCCCTGCACTTTTTGCCGCGTCTTTAAACAGAGTAATATGCTGTTCCGTATGTGGTCCTTCATTCATGTAGCCCACTCTATTGAATATTCGTTTTTTCTCATCTGGATTCCAATAACTTTCATCCAATAAATTTGGGATTATTACGCATGGTTTTCTAAAATTCGCCATATGCCAAGCTTGAATAGTTCTGGAAATAGAGGCAGTTTTTATAATTTTGATTCTATAAAGATTGGCAATGGTTGAAAAATGATCATTATCTGTAAAGAGTAATTCCATATCCCAAAAATAAAGTTTTTCACATTCATTTATAAATGCTTTTGCGACTGCCCATGATGTTACACAACGAACATTTTGAAGTGATTTGATCTTTTGTCGACAATTATTAATCGAAATATGTGGTTGGTGCTCTATTAGCCAAGGCTCATAATTACCATCATATGTTACAATATATGCTTCATAACCATGTTGTCTTAGTATTTTGACCAAACAATTGTACTCGTTTATTCCACCATTAAATTTATAGCCACCAGTAGATTTTGAGTCTTCGCAGGCTGAAACGAAAATCACAGGTTTAGCTAAATTATCAGATTGAGAATTTGAATATTTATTAACATTTTTCTTTATACCGTTGAACTCAAATGCAGTTATTTGATTACTTCGTGTCACACTATATCTACTATCTGCGAAGATTTTCATGTATGATCGCAAACCAAATATTTGGAGTACTTTAAAAATGGTTGAGGAATACCGCGTGATGTAA is drawn from Methanosarcina lacustris Z-7289 and contains these coding sequences:
- a CDS encoding glycosyltransferase is translated as MKIFADSRYSVTRSNQITAFEFNGIKKNVNKYSNSQSDNLAKPVIFVSACEDSKSTGGYKFNGGINEYNCLVKILRQHGYEAYIVTYDGNYEPWLIEHQPHISINNCRQKIKSLQNVRCVTSWAVAKAFINECEKLYFWDMELLFTDNDHFSTIANLYRIKIIKTASISRTIQAWHMANFRKPCVIIPNLLDESYWNPDEKKRIFNRVGYMNEGPHTEQHITLFKDAAKSAGLQLDFIQIKGETKEVISGMQSCNLFLSMNQGKDPLWGEGCPRTIIEAMSAGSVVLAYDIIGNREMIVHSFNGIIVPRYRSDIMAKEIIDLYQKPSEIERLRGNGLNIIHSCHTSEARWPAIKEFLDL